The genomic segment GGTGAAAACTCTGAGGTCGGCCTCGTTGAACTCCTTTCCGGCCTGGTCGAGCGCGTGCAGGCCGACCAGCGCGTCCCGGAATTCGGTTGACGCTTCGCGCACGATCGGCTCGCAGTCGCCATTGATGCAGTAGACATCATCCCCGCAGATATACTGGTTGTTCGTCGCGGCAGCTGTGTCTGGAGTCGGGCACTTGTAGACCTTCTGGCTGACCTTGCAGGGGCCTTCCTGGGGATCGTCCAAACACTCGTCACGAAGAAAGGTGCATTGGCGGTTGCCCTCCAATTCGGCGCAATCGTCGGCTTGGCTGAAGCGATGGCAGCTATAGGTCCGCTCCCAGTTCCAGCAGGCGCGGGTAACCGAAACACCGTTGATGACGCGTGTCGTGGGCTCGCTGTCGACACAAGTCTCAGAAGCCAACTCGCAGGTCTGCCCCGCCGTGGCGGCGTTGCATGTCGTCTCGTCGCGGCGTTCGTTAATGACCTGTCCGACGGTTTCCACCGTGTACGGGCGCGCTACCGCCGGGCTGTCGCACTCGTAGGTAATCTCCTCGCCCTCTTCGACATCGGGCTCGAAGCATTTGTTCATCGTCCCCTGATGGCAGATGTCATAGAAGACCGTCCGCCGAGACCTTTCGCGACAAACGCCGTTCGCGACGGGGGCATTGAAGGCGGGCTGGCAGCGAACCGCCGAATTGTTGCCGGCACGGGGCGGCTGGGTCGACCAATTCTGACACGTGTAGATGTACTTGTCGGTCCCCGGCGTTACGTCGACCACGAGCGGCGTTCGGCAGACAGGCGCCATCTCGTCCACCTTGGTCCCAAAGTTGCAGACCGCCTCATAGGATCCGGCAGTCCCGCTACCTGGTGGTAGCGGCGTGCAGGTGCTGGAGCCCGACGATATGTCCTGGCCCTCCAGATATGCGGAAGGATCGTCCTCGACGGCCGTGGCCCGATCCGTCGTCGCGAGGATTTCAGCGTTGCTGAACGTCGGCCTCGTGTGATCGGCATCCGTTGTGACGCGGTAGACGGGATCTGATGACTTCAGCGCCTGCCCGTCGGCTACGAGCTTGTCGGGATCGTCGAAATAGGTGGACTGCGGCTGAGTGGTGCCCGTGTAGCCAGGCACCGAAGCAGCCTGAGCATCGCTCGACGGCACCAGGGAGGAATCGTTCCTCTTCTCCCGCGCCATCGCCTTTCCCTCTTCCCGGGCTTGGTCGATGGTCATCGTCTGGGCGCCAGCAGGCTCTGCGACGAGAAGGATGGAGCAGAGCGCGCTCAAGAAGCGGCGCGCGATCATGGGTTCGTCCGCTTCATATTGGAAAGCGCCACGGCCGCAACGCGGGCACCCGGGCCATTGCCCTCGGAGAAGGTGGTCAGCGCATATTCGACGGTCACGTTGCCGATCATCCGGTCATAAGGCGGCACCTTTGTCGTGCAGGAAAAACCCGCGCACAGATCGAAGTCGGAGGAGACGCTGACATAGGTTGGCACGGCCTGGACCTGGAAGGCGCGGAAGAGTCGCGGATCGATGCCGATGCTCGCGAGCTGGCCCTTGTCGACCACCTTGCTGAGCCGCGCCACGAACTCCTTCGCCGAGTTGTTCGGGAACCCACGAAAAACGACGACACCGCCGGCAGAGGCGGTGTCGCGCACGAGCTGCTTCAGCGCCTCATCGGGCATCGACAAGCTCGCGAAGGCGATGAACTGCGGCGCCTCTCCACCCTTGCCGTTCGTGTTCTTCGCGGCACCCTGGACGATTTCATCGAAATCCACCGGACCTGTCGGGCCCTTCGGCAGGCTCTGGGCCGCGACGCGCCGCATGTTTTCTGTGCCGGCGTCGCGTGTCGTCGCGGCGTCCTCACGAAACCGGTCGCCGCGATCCTTCACCTGGTCGACGAACGCCTGAGCTTCCGCGGCAAGGTCGGCCGAGCGCTTCTTGACCGCCTGGACGTCAACGCCGTCCACGGTCTGCGCCAGCAGTGCCGTCATCCCAGCGGTTCCAAGAAGGGCCAGGATGCCCAAAGGAAGAAGGCGCATCTTGGTTCTCCTAGAGCACGCAGCAGTTGCGCTTGCGCCAGACCAGGTAGCCCATGTCCTCACCACCGGCGGGATAGGCGCGGCCCGCGTCGGGCGGCATCGTCGAAGCGCCGATCGCCGAGCAGGCGAAGCGTCCGCTCACGGTCGGGATCGGATTGACCATCTGGAAGCGATATTGCTGCTTCCTCATGATCGGCATGAGGTACTTCCCGCAGAGCCCCTTGGAGCCCATCGTGCCCCAGGCCAGCGCCTCGCGGTGCATCTTGTAGGCAAATCGCGAGATTGCGAGCCGCGAAGACTGAACATGTCCGATCGAGGACGGGATGTTGCCGTTCAGCGGGTACATCGAGCCTTGGCAGCCCGCGCACCAGAACAACGGATCGAGCGGCAGGTTGACGGTGCCGGCAATGCAGTCGCCCGCACACGCGGCCTGCGCGATCGGATTTGCGAAAACGATCGCCTCTGGATTAATGAGAGCCGCCAGGGAGTCGTCCTGCCAAAGCGGATCGATCTCGGTGATGTAGGCGATATCGAACGACGCCTGCTCGAAGCACACGAAGTCCGTCAGGATCTCCATCCAATAGAGCAGCGGATAGACGTACCAGTGGACATGCCACTTCGCCGTGCTCTGCGATCTTCCTCCCACCATGGAGGGGCCAGCCAGATAACCTTGCCCTATGTCGAAACCCGGCGCGATCCGGATGCCGCCCAGGTTAGGGAAGCACCAGGGCTTCATCGTGACGTCGGCGAGGCGGGCGGGTTCCCAGAACCCAACGGAGATGCCGATGCGCGGTAGCGGATCAGCACAGGCGCAGATCGGTGAGGCCGGATTTCCGGGGTCCGGCCGGCTGCTCGGCCAGATCTTCAAGCCTCCGACGGACAATGGGAAGAGACACGACCAACAGACGTCGGTCACCGGGTTGACGAACTTCCCGTTGCATGTCGGAGCGGCCTCGGCGCGCTCAGCGAACGTCGCCAATGCGAGGATGAGCGACAGCGCGCCAATCATCGAGCGAAGCCAAGGCGTCATTCGATTTCCCCCAAGCTATCGAGGTAGGCGGTGTCGGCGCGCTGCTTCCGGATGAGGTAGAGGCCGGTCCAAATGGCGGTCGCGAACAGGAGCAATGCCATCGCGATCGGAGCACTTCGGCCGACCGCGCGGTGGATTGGACCGAACAGGCCGGCGCCCACAGCGGTGGCGAGGCAGAGAGCCTGCCAGGTCAAACGCATCCGCCGCAGCCGCACGCTTTCCGGCGCGGCCATCGGCGTGCGCAGAAGGTCGAGCCAGAGGGGCATCAGCCGGCCCTCCCCTTCGCCGCCACCTCTTCCGACACACGCATCACCCGGCCCGTCTGCCTGACGACTGCCGGTGTGTGCTCGATCCCGAATTTGGAGGTCAGCTTGCCTTCCTGATCGAAATAGAAGCGCCTCTTTCGGCTCGTCATCGCCTCGATCGGCGACCCCTTCACGAAGATGATCTTGGCGTTGAGGTCTGTGTACCTGCTCATCGCCCAGGCTATCTGCTCGGCATTGTCTCCATCCACGAAGACGAGAGCCTGACGGATCGCCACGAAATCGAGCGGGTTGATCCGTTGGCCGGCCGCCGCGATCAGATTGCCTTTCTGATCGCGAATATCGTGCTCGACCTGGACGGTCGGGTCGAAATCCCAGGTCCGCGCCTCCTTCGCCGGTGAAATCCCAGCGACCGGTGTCGGGCGTCGTACCTTTGCCTCAGCGCGCTTAGCGAACATCTCGTTCGTGCGGGCAAGCTCGCCGCTCTGCTCCGCGCGCTTGAGCCTCGTCTCGATCGTCGCGAGCAAGTCAGGCTCGATCACCGGGAAGGCCTGGCCCGTCTGCCCATAGTCGCGCGCCTCGGTGCGAACCGGGATGGCCACGACGACAGCGATCACGAGGACCGCAGCGACAGCTGCGCCGGCAAGGACCCTCTTCATAGGATTGCCTCCCCGACACCGACGATCTGCCGAGCGCAGACGAATCCGATCTCGGCGTATCGGCTGTCGAACCCGTCGGGATGAGGCGAGCCGACGTAATAGCAGCCGCGCGGTATCTGGCCGGTTGCGCCCATCGTCAGCGGCTCGCCGCTGCGCGTGCGGGGCTTCATGCGCCCGATTGGCTTGCCGTTGATCGTAACGACCGTGCCCTGATGGGCGACGACATCTCCGGCCACTCCGTAGACGATCTTGCCGAACAGCTGGGGCTTCGCCCCGAAATGGCGTCGCATTAGATTGCCCCGTGGGGGAACGAAGAAGACGAATTGCCCGCGCTTCGGGAGCTCTCGCCGGTGGATGACGAACGCCCAGTTCGGGAGCGAGTCAGTTGCATTGACCAGCAACAGATGATCGTCCCGCCATGCGCTGATCGCGCTGAGGCCGGCGGTACCGATCACGCCCGCAGCCAACGCTCCCCACAGCCGCTTGCGCGGTCGCCAAGGCGAGGGCGCGACATTATTGGCCGCCGTTGCCATCGGGGCCTCCAAAGGTCGAAACCGATGCGCCTGATGCCCGCGACGGAATCTGCGAAGACCGTAAAGGCGACCCGGCAGACATCTGCGGGTCCACCCCCGGCACGCCCGCCATGGGGTCAATAGATGCGGCCGGCGTCGCGGGCGCCGGAGCCCGAGGGGCCGCAAGCGCGGACTGCGCGGCCGATAGGTCCTGCAGGCGCTGCATCTCCTCGACGGACATCCGCTTGGGTTCGGGCACGCCCGAGGCGAAAACAGCCTTCTTCAGGCTGTCGGTGATGTCCGGGACATTCTTCGTGAGGACCGCTTCACCGACCAGGACGATCTGTCCATGCTGGCTTCGGCGCTGCAGCTCCTTGTCGAGCGACGACATGAACGCCTGCATCTCTGCACGGACGCGATCAGGCGGTGACCCCGAAAAGCGCTGCGCCTCGACATAATCGCCCACCAGAGCAGACAACCTCGCCGAGACGATGTGATCCTCATTCGGCTGGGTCAGCGCCCGGGTCACCCACATGCCCCAGACGATAGCCGCAATCACTATCAGGCCAACGACGATCTGTGGACGCGTGAAACCGCCAAATCCAACCCTGCGCTTTGCTGCGCGGGTCTGAGGCGCGGAAGGTGGGACGGGAAGGTCGAGCTGGGGTTGATCAGCCATGGCGTGGGGCTCCCTCCTCATCGCGTCGGGGCAGGAGACGTTCGGCGCGAAAGGCGATGACGGCAGTGGAAAGGATCATGTGCGCAATCGCGAACATGTTGAGGAATGCGCCCGTGCGCGCCTGGTCGGCCGCGACGTAGCGGGTCGTGAAATTGTTGAGCTGGTGGATGAAGCCATCGAACGAGAAGCCGCCGATCGCGAGGAAGAAGAGGAAGAACAGGCCCCATGTGATGAGCAGCGTGGAAGCCACGAACCCGACACCGTGCAGGCTGAAGTAGAGCACGCTCTGCCACTCCCGCCGTGTGAGGCCCACGAACCGGCGATGCGCCTGGTCGGGTTGCGTCGCCATAGCCCCTACTCCGCCGCGATCGCGACCTCGTCCGCCTGGACGAGATTGCTCACCCATTTTTCCGGATTATCCGGGAACGCGATCCGTTCGATCGCCTCATCCATGCTCAAGCCCTCGGCGATCAGCGCGTCGATCGCGGCGAACGTTTTCGGGCTCGAGGAGAAGAGCGTTGCCGAGTAGGGATCGAGGACCAGGCGCCCCACCGCGAGGGTGTCCGGCCCTTTGATCATGATGTCGGAATATTCGAAACCGTTGCGCTTGAGCGAGCGCAGGAGAGCATCCGTATAATCATCCATCTCGAAGCGATCGTGCTTTTTGAAGTCCGCGATCGTCTCCGGCTTCTGCTGAAGGATGACGAACCAGTCGGAGTTTTCGAGCGCCGCGACCGATCCCGCTGACTTGTAATAGTCGTTGAGCGATTGGGTCGCCGTCACCAGCGAGGCGCCGTATTTCCGGCAGGTGCGAGCATAGGTCTCGATGAAGTCAGCCATCGCGCCGCCGCGCAGCATCTGCCACGCTTCGTCGAGAAGGAGCGCCTTCGGGATCGAGCGATCCAGCTTGCGCATCATCTGCTGCGACATGAACATGATCGCCGTCAGCACGACGCTGCGCAACTCCTCGCGTGCGGAAAGGTCCGACAGCTCGAAAACGGTGAGCTGCGCTTCCAGCTCGAACGACACCTCGCCCTGGAAGAATCGGCCATAGGTGCCCCCAGAGGAGAAGGGTCGCATCGCAATGGCGAGGTTAGCCGCGAGACCATTTCCCGTTGCCTCGAGCGCCTCTATGACGAGGTCTATCGAACCCCGGCTGCCATGTGCCTCCCAGACCTGGTTCACGGCGCCGTCGATCAGGCCCCGCTCCGTATCGTCCAGCAAGTTGATGTGGCGCGACATCTGATTGATGATCGCCTTCAGCATCGCCATGCAGTCGAGGAGATAATCCTCGTCTTCGCCGGCCTGCGCCTCGTCGATCATCGAGAAGGGGTTGAGGCAGAAGCCCGAGCTCATCGTGAACTCGACAAAGGCTCCGCCTTGCAGCTTGGCGGAATGCTCGAAGGAACGGCCGTCGTCGATCACAACGACGCGCGCGCCGGCCCCGCACAGCGAACCGCAAAGCTCCTGCAGCGCGACCGACTTGCCCGAGCCCGACTTGCCGAACACCGCCACATTGTGGTTGCCAGCGCTGTTCTCGAACGGGCTCCAGAAGAAGGGCTGGCCGCGGCGTCCGATCAGCAGCAGATGGGGAATGTTCCCCCCGAGATACTCGCCCTGCAACGGGGCGAGGTTCGCGGCTGTCGTCGTGAGGAGCGTGCGCATCCGCTTCATGCGCTCGAGGTCCTTTGACAGCCCATTGGCCATCGTCATGGGCATTGCGCACAGCAGTCCCATGACCTGGAGGTAGCGGTCGTCTAGTAGATCCCAGCCGGCGGCCCGATATACTGATTTGAGCACGCGCTCGTTGCTGTCACCCTTTCCCTTCGGCGAGAAGGACGTAGCACTGAAGAACACTCGCACGAGCTTGCGACCCTGACGGATCTCTTCGTTGACGTGTCGCCATTCCTGGGACTGCTCGCGAAGCTGCGGCAGGAAGCGGGACGACTTTGAATCGGCCAGGCTTGTCGTTCGCATGAACTTGTAGCCGGCCTTGCTCGCCGAGGCTTGCTGGTCAGGGAATTCAATGCAGAGGTTCGTCGCAACCGGACACGGCATGCGCAACTTGTCGGTGAACATGTCGCCGATCAGCCGCGCCACATCCCAGGGCGCCCAACGCGTTGGCAGGTTGCGCACCGAAAAGGAGCGCACGTCGAACACGTCTGGGTAGATCTCACCGATCTCCGGCGCACCATTCAGCGTCTTGCCCGTGGGGCGGAAGCGCTCCGTCCGCAGGAGCATCCGGTCAGGCTCAATATGAAGCTCGATATCCCGGCGGATCGCCTGGTCGGCGATGGGGTCGAGTGGATTGTAGCTGACCGCATCTTCGCCGGCGGCCGTAGTCGGAGAGGTTATGTCGTCGATCCATCCGATGAGCGCGACCGGGTCCATTTTACGAGCCGCGACGTTGATCGACTGAAGCGCCGAGATCAGCCCATCCATCAGGGACGTGATCTGCTCGACCGAGATGTTGGACGTTTCCGGCGTCGAATAGGAGAGCGCGACCCTGTGATTGCGAAGACAAAAGGGCGCGTCGGCCGACAGCGATTCCCAGACGCCATCGGTCAGGAAGTCGACCCGATGTTTGGCCATGCGCTCGTAGACGCCACGCGCGGAATATCGGGGGAGGTACCATTTGGACAGGCGCTCTCCGATGCGCGGCGACATCCATTGGTGGATCTGCAGGCACCCAGGTGCCGGGATGCCTTCCGACAGAAACTGCGACAGGATTTCACCGGTGCGCTCGTCAGCGCCGACCAACGGGGCGGCCTCGATGACGAAACCGCGCGAGGCGCTGTTGTAGAATATGCCGGTCTTGGGGTCGTAGCTGCGATAGGGTAGCCAATGCGCCAGCATCGGGATGGCGAGGTCCGGCCGCTGCGCGTCCGGTCGCTTGCTGTCGCCAAAGATGCCCGACAGCATCTCGTCCAGGAAGCCCCGTGCCATCTCAGTTCTCCTCGGGGACGATGGCCGGGAACCCAGGGGCCCTGACCGTCGACTGCACCTTGGAGTTGCTCTGCGGCACCGGACCCGTCTGGCCCGCCGCTCGAGCGTCGCTTTCCGCCTGGGCAGCTTTCGCTGGGAACTCAGGTGATGCCTTGACCCGGGTGAGCGCCTCCGCAGCGGCAGTCGTGGGAGTGGGCAGCCTCGGTGTGGCCTTGGTCTCTGGAGCCGGCCGTTCGACGGAGGCGCTGGCCGGAGGCTTCGGCTCACCCGCCTGCGCAGGCGGAACCGCGCTCTCCACGCTCTTGGTCTCCGCCCGTCTCTTCGTCACTCCCATAGCCGACTGAGCTGGTGTGCGGCCCGCCTTGGGGGCTAGGCGGGCCGCAACGTCGTCCTGGATCGCCTTGACGGGATCGGCGCGCCGAGCACGCGCCGCGGCAACAGCCGCAGGATCGGGGAGATTGGGATCGACACCTCCGGTCTGGATCGTCGCAAGGTCAGCGCGTTCGACAGCATCGGCCAGCGATTCCGGTCGAGCGACGGAAGCCTGCGAATTGCGCTCGGGGATCGACGTCGTATCGGCGAGCGCCTGTTGCTGCCATTCGCCGAGTTGTACGACGGCATGTACCGCGCTCGCCTCGTGGAGCCGACCGCGTTCATCGATATAGGGCTGAAAGACGATCCGGAGCACGCGCTCCTGAGTGCGGCGCGCATCGAGCGGTGCGGCCGGAACGACCTGGCCCGTCGAGGCGGTGCGCGTGGTCCGGGACGAGGAACGACGCGCCGGCACGGCCACCGGCATCTCTGACGCCCCTGCCTCCCCGGCGATCATCGCGAGGGCTCTATCGTCGATCGACGAAGACGGCGCGCATATCCCGTCGGGCGCCGCGCAGGAGAAGCTCCCCTTTACATTGCCGCCAAAGGTCGTGCAGCCGCTGAGCAAAGCCAGCACGACAAGTGCAGACGAGCCAAACAGCAGTGGCCGCCGTTGCGAGGGGGAGTCCATCACGACTGGCCTCCGCGCAGCCAAGCCTCGAGAAACTCCTTCGGCCGATAACCCTCGAGCACGGCGCCATCGCCGCGGACGATAATCGGCGTCGCGTTTAGGCCATGCTCCCGCGCGAACTGCTCGTTGGCATCGAGACCTTTGGTGTCGCACGCCGCCGGCGCCTTGAACGGCTCGCCGGCATAGGCCGCGTGAAGTGCCTGCTCCTGATTCTTGGAGCAATAGACCCGGTCGGCGACGTCCCGGCTGCCCAGCACCGAGATCGGGCGCTCGACTACCTTTACGTCCATCCCGCGGAGGACGTTGGTGAGCGCCCTGCAGTAGCCGCAGCGAAAGTCGGTGAAGATCGTGATGCTCTGCTTGGCGGCCCGGTTGCCCCAAATGATCGCGCCCTCCGGCGGCAGGCCCGACAGGTTCAGCGCGACGGGACGGGCCGGCGAGGTGACTTTCCTGGACCCGCTTATCGGTGTCGTCGTTTCGCTTTCCTCGCTGCCATCGGGAGCGGCAGCGTTTGCCTTCGCCGCGCCGCCCACGAGCATGTCGGGATTGATCTCTAGCAGGCGCGCCGCGGTCAGATCCTGGCGCGTTTCCATGTCGTAGACGCGGCCGATGATCAGATACCGCGCTCCGTGATTGACGTAGAATAGGTTCGCGCCGGCGGTGACCTCGCACAGGCCCTCGATCTTCTCGCAATCGACCTTGGTCAGCGGCGTCTTCGGCAATCGCGTCTTGAGCAGTGCAGCGACCTTCGTCTCATCCTTGCCGGCAACGTCGGCCGCAAGCGCAATCCCCGCGATGCAAAGCGCACCGACGGCCGCGATGGCCGGTGCGGGGCGGGCAAGCGCACGGAGCGCACGCAAACGATTAGTTGCGAACATAAACACCCTCCAGGAAGACGATTTCGACATCGATGCCGGTCGGCATCTCGATGATGGGTTGGTATTGTTCGGCGCGCTCGATCAGATATTTCGAGACGTCCTTGCCCGATTCCTGTGCGCCACCCCCAAGGGCCCGCAGACCGACACTTCCCAGATTCGGGGTGCGATTGATGCCCCCCTCCCCGTCGGCCGAGATACTCGCGAGCGGCTGATTGAAGGCGCTGTTGAGTGCGTTGCCTCCGCCGCTGACCAAGCCGGCCAGGAACGCTTGCATCGCGAGCGATCCCTCGCGGCTGACCACGCGGCCGCGCACGCCTGTCTTACCGCCAAAGGCGATAAAGCCCTTGACCTCGGAGACCGCGTAACGACCGCCCGGCTGCGGGCACGTCATCTTCTGCAGCTTGACGTAGACCTTCTCGCTCGACAGCTCTCCGCGCGCTGCGCCGTTCACGAGACAGCCCTCGATCTTCGTCGTGAGAAGGCGGCCGTTCTGATAGACTGAGCGTGCTGGGCCTGTGACGCGCAAGACGACCGGCAGCGGATCGGTCTGGCTGTTCACGCCGGCGCTGGCGTCAACGCCCACGATCACCTTGGCGCTCGCGAAGCTGTTCGGCGGCAGGTAATTGATGCTGTCGCTGAAAGTGGTCGTGCCTTTCGCGACCTTGGTCGCATTGCTGGTATCCGACGTCTGGAAGCTCACCAGCTTGACCTCGGCACCGCCCGCCATCGGCATCGGGCGACCGGCACCACCGGCACCGTCAGGACGCTGATAGGCCTGGGTGCCGTTTGGCCCGTACATGGCGCTCGGACCCGTAGTGGGGGCAGGCGGCGGCGCGGACCGGGCAGAAGCGACCTCGCGGCGCAACGCCTCATTCTCCTGCTGATAGGCCGACAAGACGCGGGAGCCGTCGGCCCGCATCGCCTGGTTTTCGCCGCGGAGCAGCTCGACCTGCTGCGCAAGCTGGTCCATCCGCTGCTGCTGCCCGTTCACCGATTTCAGTTGGTTCTCGACCGACTGCATCTGGTTTTCCGAGAGGGCCATCCACTCCTGCTGATTGAGGTTCTTGTTGACCATGTCCTTGGTCGACACCTCGACCTTGGCCGTCTCGCTGGTGTTGTCGCCGGTCGACTTGTCGTCGCCTCCGAAGATCCAGAAGGAGGAAGCTATGAGCCCGATCCCGGCGACGCCGGCGAGGAGCATTCTCTGCTTCTTTCGCACGCTCTCGTTTGCCGAGAGGTCCGTTGAGATCGGCGAGACGCCGTCCTCTTCCCCGCCGCCGTCCAGAGGCTCGCGCCTACGTCGGAAGATGTCTGTCCAGGCCATGTCACTGCCTCCCGTTTTGCGAGACGAGGTAGGCCGTCGTGACCATCCCAGGTTTGAGGTTCGGCTCGGCGATCGAGACGGCGAGCGCGCTGTTAGGCGCG from the Sphingomonas morindae genome contains:
- the trbC gene encoding type-F conjugative transfer system pilin assembly protein TrbC, which gives rise to MRLLPLGILALLGTAGMTALLAQTVDGVDVQAVKKRSADLAAEAQAFVDQVKDRGDRFREDAATTRDAGTENMRRVAAQSLPKGPTGPVDFDEIVQGAAKNTNGKGGEAPQFIAFASLSMPDEALKQLVRDTASAGGVVVFRGFPNNSAKEFVARLSKVVDKGQLASIGIDPRLFRAFQVQAVPTYVSVSSDFDLCAGFSCTTKVPPYDRMIGNVTVEYALTTFSEGNGPGARVAAVALSNMKRTNP
- the traU gene encoding conjugal transfer pilus assembly protein TraU, producing MIGALSLILALATFAERAEAAPTCNGKFVNPVTDVCWSCLFPLSVGGLKIWPSSRPDPGNPASPICACADPLPRIGISVGFWEPARLADVTMKPWCFPNLGGIRIAPGFDIGQGYLAGPSMVGGRSQSTAKWHVHWYVYPLLYWMEILTDFVCFEQASFDIAYITEIDPLWQDDSLAALINPEAIVFANPIAQAACAGDCIAGTVNLPLDPLFWCAGCQGSMYPLNGNIPSSIGHVQSSRLAISRFAYKMHREALAWGTMGSKGLCGKYLMPIMRKQQYRFQMVNPIPTVSGRFACSAIGASTMPPDAGRAYPAGGEDMGYLVWRKRNCCVL
- a CDS encoding TrbI/VirB10 family protein; the encoded protein is MAWTDIFRRRREPLDGGGEEDGVSPISTDLSANESVRKKQRMLLAGVAGIGLIASSFWIFGGDDKSTGDNTSETAKVEVSTKDMVNKNLNQQEWMALSENQMQSVENQLKSVNGQQQRMDQLAQQVELLRGENQAMRADGSRVLSAYQQENEALRREVASARSAPPPAPTTGPSAMYGPNGTQAYQRPDGAGGAGRPMPMAGGAEVKLVSFQTSDTSNATKVAKGTTTFSDSINYLPPNSFASAKVIVGVDASAGVNSQTDPLPVVLRVTGPARSVYQNGRLLTTKIEGCLVNGAARGELSSEKVYVKLQKMTCPQPGGRYAVSEVKGFIAFGGKTGVRGRVVSREGSLAMQAFLAGLVSGGGNALNSAFNQPLASISADGEGGINRTPNLGSVGLRALGGGAQESGKDVSKYLIERAEQYQPIIEMPTGIDVEIVFLEGVYVRN
- a CDS encoding TraV family lipoprotein, with product MDSPSQRRPLLFGSSALVVLALLSGCTTFGGNVKGSFSCAAPDGICAPSSSIDDRALAMIAGEAGASEMPVAVPARRSSSRTTRTASTGQVVPAAPLDARRTQERVLRIVFQPYIDERGRLHEASAVHAVVQLGEWQQQALADTTSIPERNSQASVARPESLADAVERADLATIQTGGVDPNLPDPAAVAAARARRADPVKAIQDDVAARLAPKAGRTPAQSAMGVTKRRAETKSVESAVPPAQAGEPKPPASASVERPAPETKATPRLPTPTTAAAEALTRVKASPEFPAKAAQAESDARAAGQTGPVPQSNSKVQSTVRAPGFPAIVPEEN
- a CDS encoding type-F conjugative transfer system protein TrbI, which gives rise to MADQPQLDLPVPPSAPQTRAAKRRVGFGGFTRPQIVVGLIVIAAIVWGMWVTRALTQPNEDHIVSARLSALVGDYVEAQRFSGSPPDRVRAEMQAFMSSLDKELQRRSQHGQIVLVGEAVLTKNVPDITDSLKKAVFASGVPEPKRMSVEEMQRLQDLSAAQSALAAPRAPAPATPAASIDPMAGVPGVDPQMSAGSPLRSSQIPSRASGASVSTFGGPDGNGGQ
- a CDS encoding S26 family signal peptidase, whose translation is MATAANNVAPSPWRPRKRLWGALAAGVIGTAGLSAISAWRDDHLLLVNATDSLPNWAFVIHRRELPKRGQFVFFVPPRGNLMRRHFGAKPQLFGKIVYGVAGDVVAHQGTVVTINGKPIGRMKPRTRSGEPLTMGATGQIPRGCYYVGSPHPDGFDSRYAEIGFVCARQIVGVGEAIL
- a CDS encoding DsbC family protein is translated as MFATNRLRALRALARPAPAIAAVGALCIAGIALAADVAGKDETKVAALLKTRLPKTPLTKVDCEKIEGLCEVTAGANLFYVNHGARYLIIGRVYDMETRQDLTAARLLEINPDMLVGGAAKANAAAPDGSEESETTTPISGSRKVTSPARPVALNLSGLPPEGAIIWGNRAAKQSITIFTDFRCGYCRALTNVLRGMDVKVVERPISVLGSRDVADRVYCSKNQEQALHAAYAGEPFKAPAACDTKGLDANEQFAREHGLNATPIIVRGDGAVLEGYRPKEFLEAWLRGGQS
- the traC gene encoding type IV secretion system protein TraC; translated protein: MARGFLDEMLSGIFGDSKRPDAQRPDLAIPMLAHWLPYRSYDPKTGIFYNSASRGFVIEAAPLVGADERTGEILSQFLSEGIPAPGCLQIHQWMSPRIGERLSKWYLPRYSARGVYERMAKHRVDFLTDGVWESLSADAPFCLRNHRVALSYSTPETSNISVEQITSLMDGLISALQSINVAARKMDPVALIGWIDDITSPTTAAGEDAVSYNPLDPIADQAIRRDIELHIEPDRMLLRTERFRPTGKTLNGAPEIGEIYPDVFDVRSFSVRNLPTRWAPWDVARLIGDMFTDKLRMPCPVATNLCIEFPDQQASASKAGYKFMRTTSLADSKSSRFLPQLREQSQEWRHVNEEIRQGRKLVRVFFSATSFSPKGKGDSNERVLKSVYRAAGWDLLDDRYLQVMGLLCAMPMTMANGLSKDLERMKRMRTLLTTTAANLAPLQGEYLGGNIPHLLLIGRRGQPFFWSPFENSAGNHNVAVFGKSGSGKSVALQELCGSLCGAGARVVVIDDGRSFEHSAKLQGGAFVEFTMSSGFCLNPFSMIDEAQAGEDEDYLLDCMAMLKAIINQMSRHINLLDDTERGLIDGAVNQVWEAHGSRGSIDLVIEALEATGNGLAANLAIAMRPFSSGGTYGRFFQGEVSFELEAQLTVFELSDLSAREELRSVVLTAIMFMSQQMMRKLDRSIPKALLLDEAWQMLRGGAMADFIETYARTCRKYGASLVTATQSLNDYYKSAGSVAALENSDWFVILQQKPETIADFKKHDRFEMDDYTDALLRSLKRNGFEYSDIMIKGPDTLAVGRLVLDPYSATLFSSSPKTFAAIDALIAEGLSMDEAIERIAFPDNPEKWVSNLVQADEVAIAAE
- the traW gene encoding type-F conjugative transfer system protein TraW: MKRVLAGAAVAAVLVIAVVVAIPVRTEARDYGQTGQAFPVIEPDLLATIETRLKRAEQSGELARTNEMFAKRAEAKVRRPTPVAGISPAKEARTWDFDPTVQVEHDIRDQKGNLIAAAGQRINPLDFVAIRQALVFVDGDNAEQIAWAMSRYTDLNAKIIFVKGSPIEAMTSRKRRFYFDQEGKLTSKFGIEHTPAVVRQTGRVMRVSEEVAAKGRAG
- a CDS encoding conjugal transfer protein TraN; translated protein: MIARRFLSALCSILLVAEPAGAQTMTIDQAREEGKAMAREKRNDSSLVPSSDAQAASVPGYTGTTQPQSTYFDDPDKLVADGQALKSSDPVYRVTTDADHTRPTFSNAEILATTDRATAVEDDPSAYLEGQDISSGSSTCTPLPPGSGTAGSYEAVCNFGTKVDEMAPVCRTPLVVDVTPGTDKYIYTCQNWSTQPPRAGNNSAVRCQPAFNAPVANGVCRERSRRTVFYDICHQGTMNKCFEPDVEEGEEITYECDSPAVARPYTVETVGQVINERRDETTCNAATAGQTCELASETCVDSEPTTRVINGVSVTRACWNWERTYSCHRFSQADDCAELEGNRQCTFLRDECLDDPQEGPCKVSQKVYKCPTPDTAAATNNQYICGDDVYCINGDCEPIVREASTEFRDALVGLHALDQAGKEFNEADLRVFTGTRETCHKPVFGLINCCAGKVSGAVPVAAGAAALAGGPAAIAAFATPFLVLFACSQDEMKLDIKDRMGLCHSLGTYCSSSFLGICSTRRTAYCCFESKLSRVLQEQGRPQLGKPWGSAKKGTCEGFTIDEFARLDLSVMDFTEVYSDFLDAAKLPDEVQTMSDIQTKIQSYYDLHGK